The region aggggttgtccagcactacaaaaacatggccactttcttccagagacagccccactcttgtcttcagcttgggctgggttttgctgctcagttccattgaagtgaatggagcttaattgcaaaccgcacctgaactggagacaagagttgtgttgtctctggaagaaagcggccatgtttttgtagcgctggataaccccttaaagctccgtttacttcaatggaactgagtttcaaaaccagtacccaaactggagacaacagtaggggggaaagtggccatgtttttgtagcactggataatccctttaaggactgtACAGAGCGTTCCTGCACAGAAAGAGAGTCATCCCAGTCCATAAATTTCAAGCTTGAGAAAGTGGAGATTATCCACGAAACGTCGCAGACATCGGCgctttaatagaagtgaattacaaatctatataactttgacaccagtagatttgaaagaaaaagattttcactgtaagcagggtctgcaaacctggtcaagaccCCCAGAAAACGTCCGCCccctgtaactgcaaacaaagattTCTGCACCAAATAGGACCGTCTCTTATTTCATGCAGAATAATTCcttataaatcctacaatgtgattatccaGAATGTTCTATAggttctgtctctcacaggtgacgttaCCGACCAGAAGTATTacacctctccattctgtgtaggtgggcGGCAGGGGATCGTATACTTATGTTCCCCGCTGTATATGCTGGAGCTGTTACAGCCGCCCGACCACTCACAAGGTGCACCAGGAATGGGTTATTACACCAATTCTCGTTTTTCTGCAGGGAAGAATCGtgaaatcagtttttttcattgtAGGAAAGGCCTGTAATAAATCCATATGAGCAGCGGCAATCTAATCCCATAGGAAAATATAATAACAGGGAGGAAAGGTTTTTTCTAGGAAATTGTTGTCACCCAGTGTCCAGCCACAAGCTGCTACAATGTAGAACCCGTAATGTACCCGTGTCTGCTGGGAAATCACATGGCAAAAGCTTACACTGTGCCGAGACCCTCAGTAATCCGGGAGAAGCATGCAGATGggcgcttcactccctggctccatagacttacaataggTTGGATCGTCGGGGAGAGAAGCGCACAGCCATGCACTTCTTCCAGCTCTATCTAGACACTATTTGGGGTATCGCCTATGATTCGAAATGTCAAAAGTTGACtcattataatataataaaatttctGGAACTTTCTAACACAGTTTACAGCTCAGTTCTTCACCCTTCACAAGAcgtctgcttgctgtcactgaatgggaaCATCCTTGCTTCCAGAGCCTAAGAGTCTGTACACACCTGATAGCTAGACAATCTTCTATGAGCTAAACCCATCAGCACAAGTCTTCCCCAGTGTATCCCTGCAAGTGGATCAGGTGCATCAGGCTGATCAGACTGTGTAAGTAGAAGTGTAAATGTCATTTCAAAtgtctttgcagaaatcaatagtacaagcgaatatAAGAAACTCGGTAACCCGTTTTTTAAGGCAGgatagtttccttctgtactcacaaggccCCCCCCAATTATCAAGGAAAAGCCGTCGACATCACAGAGAAGTAGAGTGAAGAGGGGTTTTCActgcccattatagtctatggaggggggaggggcgagtgagcaggaagaggagacaaacagcctgtGCAATGTGCAGACTCTGTGGCCAGGGAAAACGCTGGATTCATATgttagactgctcagtgctggtctgtggatttctgaaggtttgctacagtgaggtaggattcgtgactatatagtatatagggggcagcacagaggcttgtCAGTGCATCCTGAAAAGTCGCCTGAAATGACActtacactttaagggtatgtgcacactaaggaatcccgacggaacaccCACCGCAGATTTCGCAGCTTGCACCCACTTACGGACTCTGGCGGCAACGTGCATCTCtgggcggaatctggcaaaccatacaaTGAAGCCTATAGGAAAAGCAGAGATGCGGGCGGCCACCAGAGTCCGCGAGCGGGTGTGAGCTGCGGGATCCGCCGTGGGTGTTCCGTTGGGATTCCTTggcgtgcacatacccttacgttCTTCTTCCCCGCCAGCAAGCAAAGGATCTGAGCAAATAACCTTAGGTATGTTAGAACGTTGGGGAATATGATCCAACGATAAACGCATTCCATAGGtgccaactcccagcatgcaatggGCCAATCGATTCTTACAGGACTGGTAGAATGCCCAACGAGAGGCCTCAACTGGGCAGATGGACCCTTCCCCATTAACCATGAGCGCTCCAGGAATGTGACTCCCACCAGGATCAGGACATGGAGCCCGCGTGGTTGGCGTGAATCTTGCTATGGGCCATGAGGGCGGATCTCTGCAGGAAACACTTTCCACAGTCTGAGCAGGTGAAGGTCCTATGCCGATTGTGGAAGGCCTGATGAGCTTCCAGGACCGACCTGACCGAGAAACACTTCCCACAATCGGAGCAAGCGAACGATTCCTTACTGGTATGGACGCTCTGATGGGTGATGAGGTGGCACCTCTGGGTGAAGCGTCGCCCGCACTCAGAACAAGCATAGggcttctctcccgtgtgagTCCTTCGGTGTATTATAAGACCCGTCTTGTCCGAGAGACACTTCCCGCAGTCTGGGCAGGCGAAGGCACCCGTGTGGATCCTCTGATGCTTGACCAGGCTTGACTTCTTCATGAACGACTTCCCGCATTCGAGGCAGGTGAACGGCCTGTCGTCCTTCGCGGCAGGTTTGGGCTGTGGTTCCCCTATCTTAGGCTCGTGAATGTGAAAAGTCCATTCGTGGACCACCAGGGCGGACTTATCCATGAAGCTCTGCTGACACAGCGCACAGTGGTACATTTTTTCGTGCGTCCTCTGGTGAGAGATCAGATCGACATCGCTTCGGAAGCTCCGCCCACACTGCAGGCACTTATGCGCTGCGGGGCTCTCCATGACCGGCGGTAAGTTTATGGCCCCACCTCCGTAGTTCATTAGTCCACTGGAGGAGGCATCTATTCTGGGTTTCTGCCAATACAGGTGTGTGAGCTCTGGTTTGTTCCTCAGGGGCGGAGCCTCGTGTAGAATGTTCTTGGGTTTTACCATTACCACCATGGGGGGAGTGTTACTTGAATTAACTTCCCGGTTAGTTGAAATAACCCCATTTTTATGGCGGACAGGAATTAACAGGTGAGGGGAGTCAGGTTGGACTTTCCAGCTAGTCGGACCTGTAATAGAATCGGAGGTGAGAAAGTGATTAGCGTCTCAGAATACAAAATATGTGCAAAGTAGGGATGATCCCTACAGGATGTGAATACAAGTGGTACTAAGACTGGACACCATCCACAGGACCTGACGTTTTAGAGCAcaactgtcaatcacagcaaagcCCCGCCCACGCGGAGCTGTCTAGACTTGTGAACACTGTATGACACAATGAAGTGGCCAGTCCTTTGTAGCTAGAACTATAGAGGTTAATCCCCATGAGAGCTGGGATCCTTTACTCACCTGAGCGGATCTTGGGAGGGTTTGGTTTCTTCTTACGCCAGATGGGCAACGTGTTTACCATTTTAGCCTGTAATACAAGAGGAGACACAATGATCACACATGTAAGTGTCCCATAAGCCACCGCCAGCCCACAAGTAGTAACAACGTTTGGAACGGGTGAGGTCCTTGTACCTGATATTCCTGTGGGACCACCCTGTTATCCTCCCCTATACAGTCCAGAGGACGGACGGGGCTGCCGCTCATCTCAGGCAGGTTCACTGGACTGTGGTCACCTGAGGGAAATGGACACAGGTGGATTAGATTTCTGCCACTGTTTAAAATTTAAActgtccttgttgcccatagcaaccaatcacagagcagctttCAAAAACAGAATATGAAATGAAAGctgccctgtgattggttgctatgggcaacaaggacgGTTAAAATTCAAACACGTTCTCACAAATGTTCCAAACAGATTTCCCCACTAAAATGCTGTTACTCCGCCATTAACCCTTTGATGGCCAGGCCGATTTTCGTGTTTTcactttagtttttccctccttgtgttgaAAATACCGCAGCGCTTGCAATCTTTCACCTACAGTCCCATACAATGTCTTGCAACATTTATTGTACTTAGCAACGAtgcacttaatttttctataaaatatgctgcgaaacaggggggggggggaattgtttgCATGGGGGGGCTGGTAAGAatactaggggagatttatcaaacatggtgtaaagtgagactggctcagttgcccctagcaaccaatcagattccacctttcattttccaaagagtctgtgaggaatgaaaggtggaatctgattggttgctaggggcaactgagccagtttcactttacaccatgtttgatcaatctcccccatagtcttttttttttttttttaattctaaattttattaaatttttcataCAAAGAGAATACAAACAACGCCCATCAGGTGCAAATAGGAAAGCAAAAGTATGGAAAATAGACACAATGCGCCGTACAGAGGTATTAAACAGCACCTACAAGAGCGCAGAACATGAGAAAGTAAATACACATGACATGCCAACCGAGCAATAACGTCAAATGAGCATATTATAACAAGAAAAGCCGGAAGCCAGGACTAGGAGAGAGATCTGCAGGGAAGAGGAGATCAAGATATAgcagagaagaaaaaaacaaagcaggagaggggaggaatgagagaagaagagaagagaaccTATTCAGGCCAGCATGTTAGGGCCAAGGCCCAAATGCCGGAGTGTACCGGTGAGAAAGGGCCGGCTGACTCGGCGTCCATTAAGAGCAACATGGTAGGCAAAGAGGAGACAGTGACATGATGGGTGAGATTAATCGCCCTGGTGGTATTGTCCCTGGCCTCACGCGTCTCAGAGAACGGGCGTCAGACATGCAGCCAGTATTTGCGcaaataatttaaccccttaacgtcccATGATGTATCTCTTATGCCATGGCGccgttaggggagttcagagaggggcctcaccacagcccccctctgaaccgcAGCGATCCCGGCTGTTTTCTGCAGCCCAGGAcctcggctattagcgggcacggccgaTCGCagcgacagctgcatttaaatgccctctATCGCCTCTCCTTGGTGATCCatgcgggtctgtaggtgaaTTGTGACATAGGGAGGGGTTCTTGCCTCCTGGTATTATGGTAATGTGGGCGTGCAGAGAGTTTCTGGGCAGGGGAAGATTGTCAGAGAGAGAGTTCAATGCAGAGAGAAAGTGGTCACGCAAGAGAGGGGCAAACGTCTTAACGTAGGAGAGTGTGAGGCCGTCAGTCCCATTGCTGAACGATAATAGTGGGTGATATACGTAGAAATAGAAGCTGAGAGATCTGCTGGGCTCTGTGAGACGGAAGAAGGGAGAGCGCAGAGAGATTCACAGTATGAGAGAAATGAGTCGGCAATTTGAAAGGAAAGAGAGAGTTTAGACCTGGAGGGAAATGAGAGATCGGGCACGTTGCTTTCGCAGAACACACGCCAGGGTTTTGCCGGACCTGTTGTCAAACTCATAAAGTGATGAGCATACTGTCTCTATTATACTGGACGTCTCCTTTAAgagcaggcatgatgggtataccgTCAGTAAGCAGTTAGTCGTCCATCATTTCTGATCTCTTTTTGTATTCTGGACTATGGGCTACTCATTCCCATAATCCAGGTCCTCTAGATTATTAACCCCTTACCCGCTGCCCCAATATGATTTCATAGGTGACCTGATGAGATTGGGGATTACTGGAGGTCCTCCTCACACGCTACATCTAATGGTGACTGTGTATGTCTCACCTGAGCTGATCTCCACCGGGTCGTCTTCCTCTTTACAGCGGGGCGGTGAGATCTCGTCTACCGGAGGAGCCTGTCACATAGGAAGGCAGCAAGATTATTACATATGGGAGTACAAGGAGCTTTTATTACAGGTACAGGATTATTCCCCTGCTGATATCGGCCCCTTCTAGCTAAGGGTCAGTCCTTAAAGGGACGTGGGATTTATCCTGGGAGGTGGAGCTTAAAGGGGACCTTTTGACCTATATAATCTAACACAGTCTATAGTAGGTATAGGGGTCGGCACTATGCAACTCATGAATTAGCCCAGTATGCCAAAAAAAATGCTCTGTATATTGCAATCACTACACAGGTGGTGCATTACTCCAGTTAGGACAAAGTAGCTATTATCCATAAACATGAAAGAGAGAATTCTGGGTGCACTTACCAGTCCGTAGCAAAAGTTGTATCTttattacagctgtttcacgcccacTGATCGGCGCTTCTTCAGATCTGAAGAAGGGCTGATCAgtgggcgtgaaacagctgtaatcatCAGTGGAGGGTGTTTGGCGTCCTCCGCCTGCAGGAACCATGTTTTTTAAGCACAAGCTTTGAATAAAGATACATTTTTTGCTACGGACTGGTGAGTGCACCCAGAATTCTctcctatataatgtatacatgtatccaTCCTCCTCCTTTGTGTGTCTGTAATGtaactggctgcagcaggagcctcccccctcagCTCCTGACCTATTCACTGAACAGCTAAATCCCTGGTTCATCTTTTTTAGTGCTTCCTATGTTATCCCTCCTGTAAAAGTTTGAATAAACTGGCAGCTGGGCGTTACCATCCCACCCTGTCAAAGGGGTGTGTCTCTCCACAGTCACACAATAGCCGTACTGATTGGACATTGTCAGATTGTGTAACCAGGGCAGATCCCTGACCGGTAACACCCATTTGTCAATTTACCTTGACCCTCagtgtggccaatgattggctgctgACGTCACCTACTGAGTAAACACTATGGGAACGATATAATCTGTAACAGGTGCGAGATTGGGTGGATGACAGGGTGGAGCTTGTACCTGGTATTCCTGTGTCATCTCCCTGTCATCTTCCTCTGGGCatttctcagaagggagggggctcATGCAGCATTCAGGGGGGTCTCTAGGAATATTTCCACCTGTTGGAGTATGTTCATCTGAAGGGATAGGTTCACCTGTGAGGAATAGATAGACATGAGTATAGAATGCTGGTGAAACACGTGGAGCACATAGTATTATACAGGATCACAGATATTAGCTCCACTTACAGAATGAAGGAGTGAATCTCGTTTGCAATTTTATAAACAACCACTAGAAGGCGCCCCACTAGTGTCCTACATCTCACTCTACAGTCTCAATGCTCTCAGAAGACTTGGTAGGTTCTAAAATTAGAAGGTATCTGCTGCTGGAAACTAGATAAACAGGTTGTATGTACATACACAAGACATTCTTTTCATATGTAGCAGAACAGGTCTCTTGCATGTTGCCTCTTTTTGTTTTCAGATATGGAAGACCTATCGTAATTAAATAGCAGATCTGTTGTGCTGCTTGAGACTAGATAAGCAAGACTTCACAATAATAGCAGAAGCTGAGTACGTGTATATCTGTTCACTGTGTGCTAGAGAAAGACAGACATGCGTTCCCAGAAATACATTGGTCGGATACTACTAATACTAACAGCTTTGATGCCCTGCTGGAAACTAGATAGGCAAGACTTCACCATTATTAATAGCAGAAGCTAAGTACATACCCAAAGTATCTGTTCGCTGTGTGCTAGAGAGAGCTGCCCCGGCAGTGCACTGGTCTGATGTTGAGGGTTTACAAGAGCTGAACAAGTTTTCTGTTATACTGCAGGAAACTAGATAGGCAAGACGTTACCATTAATAACAGGTGGAGTTGAGTTTACACACAGCCTTTATTCATTCACTCTATGCTAGAGACAGAGCTCCCCTGCCATTCATTGGATTGATGTTGCGAGGATAATATTGACTCAATaacaactaattttttttttatcttctttattttttattttccataccatcttaaaaaaaaaaaccacatgctTGTTAATACACTGAAAAAGAACCAGGCACAAGGGAGCGATCCAGGCAGCAGCCTCAACTCATAGAAGTATCTTTGTAAACACTTTCATAGACATCTCTCAACACAGGATTCAAAGGGCGACACAAATTCCAATCCCTAAGTCCTATTATACCCGAGGGCCCATCCCCCTGGGCAACCGAATTCCGCTAACTATTGACGTTTACACCTATTCTCTCTCTACCCCTTTCTCGTCCCTACCCGTAAAAATCATCCTACATCATTGACTCCACGACAGCCCGGCCGCACTCCGAGGGACGGGCCACAACCTTTCCTCACCATTGTCTTTATTTCCTATTTCTTGATATTTTACTTAGTCTATAATTATTGGGACCTCGACTAGGAGCCAGCACCAACGAAACACTCAAACCAGCAGAACTTTTTGGTCTTTATACTCCTTGTCCAGAAGCCTCAACACCTTTAAGTCTGCTATTCTTTCCACTTCATTCCTGGTGCCTGCAACACAGCATTAGCTGAGCCACTCACACCACCCCGAACCACCCCCGATGATCTCCCCCAGCCATCTATAATGACCAGACGGACCACCCGGGGAGGTCAGGTCATACCACACTTCCCTGGCTCCATC is a window of Dendropsophus ebraccatus isolate aDenEbr1 chromosome 5, aDenEbr1.pat, whole genome shotgun sequence DNA encoding:
- the LOC138793382 gene encoding oocyte zinc finger protein XlCOF7.1-like isoform X2, yielding MHICKERGGISEFLHHSLMTSKDKMEVTEKILSLTLEIIFLLTGEDLVLSKKQNNQQDDSRPCVSEGSTKDRSPCREPPAQSPAREETPEEQTPSETTHPTAEEVPVRCEDVAIFFSMEEWEYLEGHKERYKDVVSESRPTPVSDGSDRVNAAETAVDEGKELNDIQVDPVTTIPDPPPTVSCSITENLFSSCKPSTSDQCTAGAALSSTQRTDTLVSCSITENLFSSCKPSTSDQCTAGAALSSTQRTDTLGEPIPSDEHTPTGGNIPRDPPECCMSPLPSEKCPEEDDREMTQEYQAPPVDEISPPRCKEEDDPVEISSGDHSPVNLPEMSGSPVRPLDCIGEDNRVVPQEYQAKMVNTLPIWRKKKPNPPKIRSGPTSWKVQPDSPHLLIPVRHKNGVISTNREVNSSNTPPMVVMVKPKNILHEAPPLRNKPELTHLYWQKPRIDASSSGLMNYGGGAINLPPVMESPAAHKCLQCGRSFRSDVDLISHQRTHEKMYHCALCQQSFMDKSALVVHEWTFHIHEPKIGEPQPKPAAKDDRPFTCLECGKSFMKKSSLVKHQRIHTGAFACPDCGKCLSDKTGLIIHRRTHTGEKPYACSECGRRFTQRCHLITHQSVHTSKESFACSDCGKCFSVRSVLEAHQAFHNRHRTFTCSDCGKCFLQRSALMAHSKIHANHAGSMS
- the LOC138793382 gene encoding oocyte zinc finger protein XlCOF7.1-like isoform X1 — protein: MPGRTMHICKERGGISEFLHHSLMTSKDKMEVTEKILSLTLEIIFLLTGEDLVLSKKQNNQQDDSRPCVSEGSTKDRSPCREPPAQSPAREETPEEQTPSETTHPTAEEVPVRCEDVAIFFSMEEWEYLEGHKERYKDVVSESRPTPVSDGSDRVNAAETAVDEGKELNDIQVDPVTTIPDPPPTVSCSITENLFSSCKPSTSDQCTAGAALSSTQRTDTLVSCSITENLFSSCKPSTSDQCTAGAALSSTQRTDTLGEPIPSDEHTPTGGNIPRDPPECCMSPLPSEKCPEEDDREMTQEYQAPPVDEISPPRCKEEDDPVEISSGDHSPVNLPEMSGSPVRPLDCIGEDNRVVPQEYQAKMVNTLPIWRKKKPNPPKIRSGPTSWKVQPDSPHLLIPVRHKNGVISTNREVNSSNTPPMVVMVKPKNILHEAPPLRNKPELTHLYWQKPRIDASSSGLMNYGGGAINLPPVMESPAAHKCLQCGRSFRSDVDLISHQRTHEKMYHCALCQQSFMDKSALVVHEWTFHIHEPKIGEPQPKPAAKDDRPFTCLECGKSFMKKSSLVKHQRIHTGAFACPDCGKCLSDKTGLIIHRRTHTGEKPYACSECGRRFTQRCHLITHQSVHTSKESFACSDCGKCFSVRSVLEAHQAFHNRHRTFTCSDCGKCFLQRSALMAHSKIHANHAGSMS